A window of Micrococcus endophyticus contains these coding sequences:
- the sepH gene encoding septation protein SepH, protein MAELRLTGPTEDGDALRLLDPDGAEHALPLTPYLRRLVLEDAERAGDDDAAPASSSWYDLAEMDEAAEEDSPGGEEPSDDDDAAGQSEDAPGPTRPDEELSLTPRIDPEPAPTQTPQPAADAEDDDTAPAAASPAALTDQESVKAAATQEAEPLSPREIQQRIRAGASVEQVARESGNAFSRIRTYGYPVLAERGWMAQQAQAVEVWVGGPDLYSDVVEDGGPSTLGLLAGHRLAEIGVDGSSLEWDAWRGEQGGWTVAARFSVAGLTGLPTREQPPALWSFRPAGRHLEPRNAWARVLSEAEAWDVFSRAEAGAPADAPLESVDAEVAADAPESVTPAGAASARTDRDADLLEILRVRRGQRVGADVESDDALAHLIAREHADRQAREDDAPRRLAPVDAEGRRAAADEAGSGEDSPHERPAGVGADAATPAEVQAVVDRADETPETTADPAAEVADASEAAPTDAADDDVPADTPSDAAEDADDEEARKAEAPAARDRPAMPVVTPRPRARSAARRASVPSWDEIVFGRKGD, encoded by the coding sequence ATGGCAGAGCTGCGACTGACCGGACCCACCGAGGACGGCGACGCCCTGCGCCTGCTGGATCCCGACGGCGCCGAGCACGCGCTCCCCCTGACCCCCTACCTGCGCCGCCTCGTGCTCGAGGACGCCGAGCGGGCGGGCGACGACGACGCCGCCCCCGCATCCTCCTCCTGGTACGACCTGGCGGAGATGGACGAGGCCGCCGAGGAGGACTCGCCCGGGGGCGAGGAACCGTCGGACGACGATGACGCGGCCGGCCAGAGCGAGGACGCCCCCGGCCCCACCCGTCCGGACGAGGAGCTGTCCCTGACCCCGCGCATCGACCCCGAGCCGGCCCCGACGCAGACCCCGCAGCCCGCGGCCGACGCCGAGGACGACGACACGGCCCCCGCTGCCGCCTCCCCCGCCGCGCTCACGGACCAGGAGTCCGTGAAGGCCGCCGCCACCCAGGAGGCGGAACCCCTCTCCCCCCGCGAGATCCAGCAGCGCATCCGCGCCGGCGCCTCGGTGGAGCAGGTGGCCCGGGAGAGCGGCAACGCGTTCTCCCGCATCCGCACCTACGGCTACCCGGTGCTGGCCGAGCGCGGCTGGATGGCCCAGCAGGCCCAGGCCGTGGAGGTCTGGGTCGGCGGCCCGGACCTCTACTCCGACGTCGTCGAGGACGGCGGGCCCAGCACCCTCGGCCTCCTCGCCGGCCACCGCCTCGCCGAGATCGGCGTGGACGGCTCCTCCCTGGAGTGGGACGCCTGGCGCGGCGAGCAGGGCGGCTGGACCGTGGCCGCCCGCTTCTCCGTGGCGGGGCTGACCGGCCTGCCCACGCGCGAGCAGCCGCCCGCCCTGTGGTCCTTCCGCCCGGCCGGCCGCCACCTGGAGCCCCGGAACGCGTGGGCCCGCGTCCTCTCCGAGGCCGAGGCCTGGGACGTGTTCTCCCGCGCCGAGGCCGGCGCCCCCGCCGACGCCCCGCTGGAGTCCGTGGATGCCGAGGTCGCGGCCGACGCGCCGGAGTCCGTCACCCCGGCGGGCGCCGCCTCCGCGAGGACGGACCGGGACGCCGACCTGCTGGAGATCCTGCGGGTGCGCCGCGGCCAGCGCGTGGGCGCGGACGTGGAGTCCGACGACGCCCTGGCCCACCTGATCGCCCGCGAGCACGCCGACCGCCAGGCCCGCGAGGACGACGCCCCGCGCCGCCTCGCCCCCGTGGACGCGGAGGGCCGCCGAGCCGCAGCGGACGAGGCCGGCTCCGGAGAGGATTCCCCGCACGAGCGCCCGGCCGGTGTCGGCGCCGATGCCGCGACCCCCGCCGAGGTCCAGGCCGTCGTCGACCGGGCGGACGAGACGCCGGAGACGACCGCGGACCCCGCGGCCGAGGTAGCCGACGCCTCCGAGGCCGCTCCGACCGACGCCGCCGACGACGACGTCCCCGCCGACACCCCCTCGGACGCGGCGGAGGACGCGGACGACGAGGAGGCCCGGAAGGCCGAGGCGCCCGCGGCCCGCGATCGTCCGGCGATGCCCGTGGTGACCCCGCGGCCCCGCGCCCGCTCCGCGGCGCGCCGGGCGTCCGTGCCGAGCTGGGACGAGATCGTGTTCGGCCGCAAGGGCGACTGA
- a CDS encoding potassium channel family protein has product MAHYVIVGGGRVGTRLACALDAAGHSVALVDRDPRTVDGLVPGFSGELVAGVGFDRAALLAAGVDRAQGLAAVTAEDNTNIIAARVARETFHVEHVVARIYDADQAKVYQRLGIPTVASVQWTADQVLHRLLPAGTADVERRDASGRLLVTGLVPHPSWWGRRLTDVESGAGLRIAYLTRRGEGLLPQPGDRLQEGDLLHAVYPVDRRDQVEAALQGEAVRPDRDAEDEDEEGRA; this is encoded by the coding sequence ATGGCCCATTACGTGATCGTCGGCGGCGGCCGGGTGGGCACCCGCCTGGCCTGCGCGCTCGACGCGGCCGGGCACTCCGTGGCGCTTGTGGACCGCGACCCGCGCACCGTGGACGGGCTCGTCCCCGGCTTCTCCGGCGAGCTCGTGGCCGGCGTCGGCTTCGACCGCGCGGCCCTGCTGGCCGCGGGCGTGGACCGCGCCCAGGGCCTGGCGGCCGTGACGGCGGAGGACAACACCAACATCATCGCCGCGCGCGTGGCCCGGGAGACCTTCCACGTGGAGCACGTGGTGGCCCGCATCTACGACGCCGACCAGGCGAAGGTGTACCAGCGCCTGGGGATCCCCACGGTCGCCTCCGTCCAGTGGACGGCGGACCAGGTGCTGCACCGCCTGCTGCCGGCCGGCACCGCCGACGTCGAGCGCCGGGACGCCTCGGGACGGCTGCTCGTCACCGGGCTCGTCCCCCACCCCTCGTGGTGGGGCCGGCGCCTCACGGACGTCGAGTCCGGGGCCGGGCTGCGCATCGCGTATCTCACGCGGCGCGGCGAGGGGCTGCTCCCCCAGCCGGGCGACCGGCTCCAGGAGGGCGACCTGCTGCACGCCGTGTACCCCGTGGACCGCCGGGACCAGGTGGAGGCCGCCCTGCAGGGCGAGGCCGTCCGACCGGACCGGGACGCCGAGGACGAGGACGAGGAGGGACGGGCATGA
- a CDS encoding potassium channel family protein, which translates to MRAVIAGAGAVGASVARELHAHGHEVVVFEIRPDAARKADVGGAKLVLGDACDLALLERCGAMEADVLVAATGDDRANLVCSLLARSEFGVGRTVARVNNPLNDWLFDESWGVDVAVSTPSIMTALVEEAVETGDLVRLLRLEAGGTALSEFRVPAEHWLAGRRVGTVSWPQDAPLVAVVRDGAPRHATADEVLEAGDELFFLAAAAAETALRRLLVGEDRAQARPGAGSSSAAGRRPSSSPGAGALTDQASQSPRA; encoded by the coding sequence ATGAGGGCCGTCATCGCCGGGGCCGGCGCCGTGGGCGCCTCCGTGGCCCGGGAGCTGCACGCGCACGGCCACGAGGTGGTCGTCTTCGAGATCCGCCCGGATGCCGCGCGCAAGGCGGACGTGGGCGGGGCGAAGCTCGTGCTCGGGGACGCGTGCGACCTCGCGCTCCTCGAGCGGTGCGGCGCCATGGAGGCGGACGTGCTCGTGGCCGCCACCGGCGACGACCGCGCCAACCTCGTGTGCTCGCTGCTGGCCCGATCCGAGTTCGGGGTGGGCCGCACCGTGGCCCGCGTGAACAACCCGCTCAACGACTGGCTCTTCGACGAGTCCTGGGGCGTGGACGTCGCGGTGTCCACGCCGTCGATCATGACGGCGCTCGTCGAGGAGGCCGTGGAGACCGGCGACCTCGTGCGGCTGCTGAGGCTCGAGGCCGGCGGCACGGCGCTCTCGGAGTTCCGCGTGCCGGCGGAGCACTGGCTGGCCGGGCGCCGCGTGGGCACCGTCTCGTGGCCGCAGGACGCCCCGCTCGTGGCCGTCGTCCGCGACGGCGCGCCACGCCACGCCACGGCGGACGAGGTGCTCGAGGCCGGGGACGAGCTGTTCTTCCTGGCCGCGGCCGCGGCCGAGACGGCCCTGCGCCGCCTGTTGGTCGGCGAGGACCGCGCTCAGGCCCGCCCGGGGGCCGGCTCGTCCTCCGCCGCCGGGCGCAGGCCGTCGTCCTCTCCCGGCGCCGGCGCGCTCACCGACCAGGCGAGCCAGAGCCCGAGGGCGTAG
- a CDS encoding DUF3710 domain-containing protein, which produces MIFGRNRKVRHEQVSLPEELLEERDHEVAALPEAAETGPHDVATRPDPAGAIDLGSLRVRAVQGMKLRLDVEDSTKRIVAATITLGRSALQVQAFSAPRRAGLWDEVREELRDSLDTTPNATVQEQAGRFGTEILTRVPAALPDGSPGWNVVRFVGVDGPRWFVRGAFQGEAAFQPDAAAQLEQVFSDIVVVRGDEPMPPRELLPLRPPANARPVQRRRPGAAPDAGRDVLADTERGPQEAPALPERGPEITEIR; this is translated from the coding sequence GTGATCTTCGGACGGAACCGCAAGGTGCGCCACGAGCAGGTGAGCCTGCCCGAGGAGCTGCTGGAGGAGCGCGACCACGAGGTCGCGGCCCTCCCCGAGGCCGCCGAGACCGGCCCGCACGACGTCGCCACCCGCCCCGACCCGGCCGGCGCCATCGACCTGGGCTCGTTGCGCGTGCGCGCGGTGCAGGGCATGAAGCTGCGCCTGGACGTGGAGGACTCCACCAAGCGCATCGTCGCGGCCACCATCACCCTGGGTCGCTCCGCGCTGCAGGTGCAGGCGTTCAGCGCCCCGCGCCGCGCGGGCCTGTGGGACGAGGTGCGCGAGGAGCTGCGCGACTCCCTGGACACCACCCCGAACGCGACCGTGCAGGAGCAGGCCGGCCGCTTCGGCACCGAGATCCTCACCCGCGTCCCCGCGGCCCTGCCGGACGGCTCGCCCGGCTGGAACGTCGTCCGGTTCGTGGGCGTGGACGGCCCGCGCTGGTTCGTGCGCGGCGCGTTCCAGGGCGAGGCAGCCTTCCAGCCCGACGCCGCCGCCCAGCTCGAGCAGGTGTTCTCCGACATCGTGGTGGTGCGCGGCGATGAGCCGATGCCCCCGCGCGAGCTGCTGCCCCTGCGCCCGCCGGCCAACGCCCGCCCTGTCCAGCGCCGCCGCCCCGGCGCCGCGCCCGACGCCGGCCGTGACGTGCTCGCGGACACCGAGCGCGGCCCGCAGGAGGCCCCCGCTCTGCCCGAGCGCGGCCCGGAGATCACGGAGATCCGGTGA
- a CDS encoding DUF3159 domain-containing protein: protein MTEPRGPESPAPDVAGALPSRARVDEQGRLDALASVGGWRGIVEASLPTLVFMAAYVVSQQVWPSGVAAVAVALVLGVVRLVQRQSPVQVLAGLAVVVLSVVVALTTGQARDYYLWGFVTNAAYGLAFALSVAVGWPAAGLVLGLVRGEGMHWRRSPRRRRAYATATWILVAVFALRLAVQVPLYLADAVTALGVARLVMGLPLYALGLWLAWSVSAPAPGEDDGLRPAAEDEPAPGRA from the coding sequence GTGACCGAGCCCCGCGGACCCGAGAGCCCCGCCCCGGACGTCGCCGGAGCGCTGCCGTCCCGGGCCCGCGTGGACGAGCAGGGCCGCCTGGACGCGCTGGCGAGCGTGGGCGGCTGGCGCGGCATCGTCGAGGCCTCCCTGCCCACACTCGTGTTCATGGCCGCCTACGTCGTCAGCCAGCAGGTCTGGCCCTCGGGCGTCGCGGCGGTCGCGGTGGCGCTCGTGCTCGGCGTCGTGCGCCTGGTCCAGCGGCAGTCGCCGGTGCAGGTGCTGGCCGGCCTGGCCGTCGTCGTGCTCTCCGTGGTGGTGGCCCTGACCACCGGGCAGGCCCGCGACTACTACCTGTGGGGCTTCGTGACGAACGCCGCCTACGGGCTGGCCTTCGCGCTCTCCGTGGCCGTCGGCTGGCCCGCCGCGGGCCTCGTGCTGGGGCTCGTCCGCGGCGAGGGCATGCACTGGCGCCGGAGCCCGCGCCGGCGCCGCGCCTACGCGACGGCCACGTGGATCCTCGTAGCGGTCTTCGCGCTGCGCCTGGCCGTGCAGGTGCCGCTCTACCTCGCGGACGCGGTCACCGCCCTGGGCGTGGCCCGGCTGGTGATGGGCCTGCCGCTCTACGCCCTCGGGCTCTGGCTCGCCTGGTCGGTGAGCGCGCCGGCGCCGGGAGAGGACGACGGCCTGCGCCCGGCGGCGGAGGACGAGCCGGCCCCCGGGCGGGCCTGA
- the dut gene encoding dUTP diphosphatase, producing the protein MTDSAELPVPLHALDPALAPPAYAQPGDAGADLRAAVDVTLAPGERALVPTGVALAIPEGFAGFVHPRSGLAVRHGLSVVNAPGTIDAGYRGEIKVPLINLDPTDAVELRRGDRIAQLVIQPVVRARFEPVDALPGSERGAAGFGSTGGFGTENAPGRTS; encoded by the coding sequence GTGACCGACTCCGCCGAGCTGCCCGTGCCCCTGCACGCCCTGGACCCGGCCCTGGCGCCGCCCGCCTACGCCCAGCCCGGCGACGCGGGCGCCGACCTGCGCGCCGCCGTCGACGTGACGCTCGCCCCCGGCGAGCGGGCCCTCGTCCCCACCGGCGTGGCCCTGGCCATCCCGGAGGGCTTCGCCGGCTTCGTGCACCCCCGCTCGGGCCTGGCCGTGCGCCACGGCCTCAGCGTGGTCAACGCCCCCGGCACCATCGACGCGGGCTACCGCGGCGAGATCAAGGTGCCCCTGATCAACCTGGACCCGACCGACGCCGTCGAACTGCGCCGCGGCGACCGCATCGCCCAGCTGGTGATCCAGCCGGTGGTGCGGGCCCGCTTCGAGCCCGTCGACGCGCTGCCCGGCTCGGAGCGCGGCGCGGCCGGCTTCGGCTCGACCGGCGGGTTCGGCACCGAGAACGCCCCTGGGAGGACATCGTGA
- a CDS encoding DUF4193 domain-containing protein, with amino-acid sequence MATDYDAPRKNEEELSQNSIEELKARRTDTQSAVVDEDETEAAEGFELPGADLSGEELLVRVLPAQSDEFTCASCFLVRHRSQAAREKNGMTYCTDCEG; translated from the coding sequence ATGGCCACCGACTACGACGCCCCTCGGAAGAACGAGGAAGAGCTGAGCCAGAACTCCATCGAGGAGCTGAAGGCGCGGCGCACGGACACGCAGTCCGCCGTGGTGGACGAGGACGAGACCGAGGCGGCGGAGGGCTTCGAGCTGCCCGGCGCGGACCTCTCCGGCGAGGAGCTCTTGGTGCGGGTGCTGCCCGCACAGTCGGACGAGTTCACCTGCGCCTCGTGCTTCCTGGTCCGCCACCGCTCGCAGGCCGCCCGCGAGAAGAACGGCATGACCTACTGCACCGACTGCGAGGGCTGA
- a CDS encoding amino acid permease, with amino-acid sequence MATLSSLLRRGLLGRPVASHDVAEPRMSRWQALPVTSSNALSSLAYAPDEIVLTLVAAGTAALALGPLVGWGVVVVMLLIVASFRAAVAAVPQGGIYQMARTKLGPRAGVVASAALLLDFVFTAAVSVAAFAHFAAALLPGLGLESRVLVACAALVGVLLASLRSARLSRWALPVLVSAFVALTALLVAAGLWQEGQGLLGRAATSGWTQEGAGIGGTVGAVATALLALRAFSAGSVLLTGVEVPVSSSSAMARPAVATVRWVLAVMALTLGALTLGVMHLAQRTGVVVALDPARLRDAAGRPVAEADTPAPVIAQLADTVFGPGSVLSLATIAATALLLLFAARSAFRSFPALASRLAEDGYLPRQLRVRGDRLVHTWGVLALGAAALALVLLFRAQTALLVQLYVIGVLLAFTLAQAGMLRLWRRRLAQTPGARARAAVRLRLTITAVAWVVTALAGVVVLVTRFAQGAWVALLAIVLGSLVMGRIHRHYEDVGRELAPDPEDDARALPSRVHVVVVVSTLNRPALRALAYARATRPSSLEAVVVDADRAVTEDVIDAWSRAGLPVPLTVVAAPYRDTVVPLVRHLRERRRRSPRDLTMVFIPEYVVRPGWRTLMHNRTATRQKRRLQREAGVMIGSVPWQIHEGQGDGDRSTTV; translated from the coding sequence GTGGCCACGCTGTCCTCCCTCCTGCGCCGCGGCCTGCTCGGCCGCCCCGTGGCGTCGCACGACGTCGCCGAGCCCCGGATGAGCCGGTGGCAGGCCCTGCCGGTGACGTCCTCGAACGCCCTGTCCTCGCTGGCCTACGCGCCGGACGAGATCGTGCTCACCCTCGTGGCGGCGGGCACCGCGGCGCTCGCGCTCGGCCCGCTGGTGGGCTGGGGCGTCGTCGTGGTCATGCTGCTGATCGTGGCGTCCTTCCGGGCCGCCGTGGCGGCGGTGCCGCAGGGGGGCATCTACCAGATGGCCCGCACCAAGCTGGGCCCCCGCGCCGGCGTGGTGGCCTCGGCCGCCCTGCTGCTGGACTTCGTCTTCACGGCGGCCGTGTCCGTGGCCGCCTTCGCCCACTTCGCCGCTGCGCTGCTGCCGGGCCTGGGCCTGGAGAGCCGCGTGCTGGTGGCCTGCGCGGCCCTCGTGGGCGTGCTGCTGGCCTCGCTGCGCAGCGCGCGGCTCTCCCGCTGGGCCCTGCCCGTGCTGGTGAGCGCCTTCGTGGCGCTGACGGCGCTGCTCGTGGCGGCCGGCCTGTGGCAGGAGGGCCAGGGCCTGCTGGGCCGGGCGGCCACGTCCGGCTGGACCCAGGAGGGCGCCGGGATCGGCGGCACGGTGGGCGCGGTCGCGACGGCGCTGCTCGCCCTGCGCGCGTTCAGCGCCGGCTCGGTGCTGCTCACCGGCGTCGAGGTGCCGGTCTCCAGCAGCTCCGCCATGGCCCGCCCCGCCGTGGCCACCGTGCGCTGGGTGCTCGCCGTCATGGCCCTGACCCTGGGCGCGCTGACGCTCGGCGTCATGCACCTGGCCCAGCGCACCGGCGTCGTCGTCGCCCTGGACCCCGCCCGCCTGCGCGACGCGGCCGGCCGGCCGGTCGCCGAGGCCGACACTCCGGCGCCCGTCATCGCCCAGCTCGCGGACACCGTCTTCGGCCCGGGCAGCGTGCTGTCCCTGGCGACGATCGCGGCGACCGCCCTGCTGCTGCTCTTCGCCGCCCGCTCCGCGTTCCGCTCGTTCCCCGCCCTGGCCTCCCGGCTCGCGGAGGACGGCTACCTGCCGCGCCAGCTGCGCGTGCGCGGCGACCGGCTCGTGCACACGTGGGGCGTGCTCGCCCTCGGGGCGGCCGCCCTCGCGCTGGTGCTGCTGTTCCGCGCCCAGACCGCGCTGCTCGTGCAGCTCTACGTGATCGGCGTGCTGCTGGCCTTCACCCTGGCGCAGGCCGGGATGCTGCGCCTGTGGCGCCGCCGCCTGGCCCAGACCCCCGGCGCCCGGGCGCGGGCGGCCGTGCGCCTGCGGCTGACGATCACGGCCGTCGCGTGGGTGGTGACGGCGCTGGCCGGCGTGGTGGTGCTGGTCACCCGGTTCGCGCAGGGGGCGTGGGTGGCGCTGCTGGCGATCGTGCTCGGCTCCCTCGTGATGGGCCGCATCCACCGGCACTACGAGGACGTGGGCCGCGAGCTCGCCCCCGACCCCGAGGACGACGCGCGGGCCCTGCCCTCCCGGGTGCACGTGGTGGTCGTGGTCAGCACCCTCAACCGGCCCGCGCTGCGGGCCCTCGCCTACGCCCGAGCCACGCGGCCCTCCTCGCTCGAGGCCGTGGTGGTCGACGCCGACCGGGCCGTCACCGAGGACGTGATCGACGCGTGGTCCCGCGCCGGGCTCCCGGTGCCCCTGACCGTCGTCGCCGCGCCCTACCGCGACACGGTGGTCCCGCTCGTGCGGCACCTGCGCGAGCGGCGCCGCCGCTCGCCGCGCGACCTGACCATGGTCTTCATCCCCGAGTACGTGGTGCGTCCCGGCTGGCGCACCCTGATGCACAACCGGACCGCCACCCGGCAGAAGCGGCGCCTGCAGCGCGAGGCCGGCGTGATGATCGGCTCGGTCCCGTGGCAGATCCACGAGGGCCAGGGGGACGGCGATCGGTCCACGACGGTGTGA
- a CDS encoding DUF3093 domain-containing protein, translated as MREPQQHPVSDAPVDRPQDPAQGSDRVLFEERLTPSAGVWVVALMLASLTILVFAPIDLWVGVAAAVVFFGLEALLLLTTTPRIVVRERTLQVGRASIERRHVGEVTGHRGEDARRQRGPLLHGLAFVVVRGWISPVVRIQLTDERDRTPYWLTSTRRPEELVAALGGTMVQEDTADEDR; from the coding sequence ATGCGTGAACCCCAGCAGCACCCCGTCTCCGATGCGCCCGTCGACCGCCCCCAGGACCCCGCCCAGGGGTCGGACCGGGTCCTGTTCGAGGAGCGGCTGACGCCCTCGGCGGGCGTGTGGGTGGTGGCGCTGATGCTGGCGTCGCTGACGATCCTGGTGTTCGCGCCGATCGACCTGTGGGTCGGGGTGGCCGCGGCCGTCGTCTTCTTCGGCCTCGAGGCGCTCCTGCTGCTGACGACGACGCCGCGCATCGTGGTGCGCGAGCGCACGCTGCAGGTGGGCCGGGCCTCGATCGAGCGCCGGCACGTCGGCGAGGTCACCGGCCACCGCGGCGAGGACGCCCGCCGGCAGCGCGGCCCCCTGCTGCACGGCCTGGCCTTCGTGGTGGTCCGCGGCTGGATCTCCCCCGTGGTCCGCATCCAGCTGACGGACGAGCGGGACCGCACGCCCTACTGGCTCACCAGCACGCGGCGCCCCGAGGAGCTGGTCGCGGCCCTCGGCGGCACCATGGTCCAGGAGGACACGGCGGACGAGGACCGCTGA
- a CDS encoding DUF5998 family protein: MSPFRRSHESGRPEHRPGAPASGEHRHEARTLEGAGGLGASLARAGFYPELVAHAIAVELGERTPDAHLVHVDTHFDYEEIHRHITVLVLAQDALLAVHLDDHAADAAGQAVLAQVSTEMVPVRALGSVVLTTGHADPARFSPADPVAEMTLGLIWAGGQRLDLQPAGCADPQCDLDHGYTGTATREDLVIRVAADADGQGAVDGALAFARALRRAHLAATA; this comes from the coding sequence ATGAGCCCGTTCCGCAGGAGTCACGAGTCCGGCCGTCCCGAGCACCGCCCCGGCGCCCCGGCGTCGGGGGAGCACCGGCACGAGGCCCGCACGCTGGAGGGCGCCGGCGGGCTCGGCGCCTCGCTCGCGCGCGCCGGCTTCTACCCGGAGCTGGTGGCGCACGCGATCGCCGTCGAGCTGGGGGAGCGCACCCCGGACGCGCACCTGGTCCACGTGGACACGCACTTCGACTACGAGGAGATCCACCGGCACATCACCGTGCTCGTGCTCGCCCAGGACGCGCTGCTGGCCGTCCACCTGGACGACCACGCCGCGGACGCCGCCGGCCAGGCCGTGCTCGCGCAGGTCTCCACCGAGATGGTCCCGGTGCGGGCCCTGGGCTCGGTGGTGCTCACCACCGGCCACGCCGACCCGGCCCGCTTCAGCCCCGCGGACCCCGTGGCGGAGATGACCCTCGGCCTGATCTGGGCCGGCGGCCAGCGCCTTGACCTGCAGCCCGCGGGCTGCGCGGACCCGCAGTGCGACCTCGACCACGGCTACACCGGCACCGCCACCCGCGAGGACCTCGTGATCCGCGTCGCCGCGGACGCCGACGGGCAGGGCGCCGTGGACGGCGCGCTCGCCTTCGCCCGTGCCCTGCGCCGGGCCCACCTGGCGGCCACCGCGTGA
- a CDS encoding alkaline phosphatase family protein codes for MSGPAVPVGVVPPERALRSVLTSAAAALGVPGCENALGVPASRRVVVALVDGLGRSVLKRFGGHAPTLRAAMADSGRVLQAAVPTTTAASLTSLGTGLDVGEHGVAGYDVLDPERDAVVNQLGGWDEATDPVAWQPRPTVFERAGAAGVDAVTVSLPAFEHSGLTRAGLRGGRFVAGRGLLARAQAAERVLKDAREPTLVYFYVNELDKAGHRDGVGSDRWLHALEEIDGALRRLVDRVPAGTVVLATGDHGMVDVPPTRRVDYAAADESGALADPALLEGIAHTAGEPRLVQLHFRPDADADVRARVRRAWEDRFGAHAWVLTRDEAVAAGWFGTVVEERVCGRIGELLVAVHGDLALYDGRRVAPHAFEMVGQHGSPTRAEREVPLLTWRR; via the coding sequence GTGAGCGGACCCGCCGTCCCCGTCGGCGTCGTGCCCCCGGAGCGGGCGCTGCGCTCGGTCCTGACCTCCGCGGCCGCCGCGCTCGGCGTCCCCGGCTGCGAGAACGCGCTGGGGGTGCCCGCGAGCCGCCGCGTCGTCGTCGCCCTCGTGGACGGGCTCGGCCGATCCGTGCTCAAGCGCTTCGGCGGGCACGCGCCCACGCTGCGCGCGGCGATGGCCGACAGCGGCCGGGTGCTGCAGGCCGCCGTGCCCACCACCACCGCCGCGTCGCTGACGAGCCTGGGCACCGGTCTGGACGTCGGCGAGCACGGGGTGGCCGGCTACGACGTGCTCGACCCTGAGCGGGACGCCGTGGTCAACCAGCTCGGCGGCTGGGACGAGGCCACGGACCCCGTGGCCTGGCAGCCGCGGCCCACCGTGTTCGAGCGGGCCGGGGCGGCCGGCGTGGACGCCGTGACCGTCTCCCTGCCGGCGTTCGAGCACTCCGGGCTCACCCGGGCGGGGCTGCGCGGCGGGCGGTTCGTGGCCGGCCGCGGCCTGCTGGCCCGCGCGCAGGCGGCCGAGCGGGTGCTCAAGGACGCCCGCGAGCCCACCCTCGTGTACTTCTACGTCAACGAGCTGGACAAGGCGGGGCACCGGGACGGCGTCGGCTCGGACCGCTGGCTGCACGCGCTGGAGGAGATCGACGGCGCCCTGCGCCGCCTGGTGGACCGCGTCCCCGCCGGCACCGTGGTGCTCGCCACCGGCGACCACGGGATGGTGGACGTGCCGCCGACGCGGCGCGTGGACTACGCGGCCGCCGACGAGTCCGGCGCGCTCGCCGACCCCGCCCTGCTCGAGGGGATCGCGCACACGGCGGGGGAGCCGCGCCTCGTGCAGCTGCACTTCCGGCCCGACGCCGACGCCGACGTGCGCGCGCGGGTGCGGAGGGCCTGGGAGGACCGCTTCGGCGCCCACGCGTGGGTGCTCACCCGCGACGAGGCCGTGGCGGCCGGCTGGTTCGGGACCGTGGTGGAGGAGCGGGTGTGCGGGCGCATCGGCGAGCTGCTCGTCGCGGTGCACGGCGACCTCGCGCTCTACGACGGCCGCCGCGTGGCCCCGCACGCCTTCGAGATGGTGGGCCAGCACGGCTCGCCCACCCGCGCCGAGCGCGAGGTCCCGCTGCTCACCTGGCGGCGCTGA